In Sphaerospermopsis torques-reginae ITEP-024, the genomic window CTCCGATTTGATTGTACCTCTACCTCCTGCCAGTTTTCATTTCACCTTGGCAGATTTAATTTGGGATCATGCGTACATTCATGCTACTGAGAAAAATCCCCAATTTGAAGAGGAGTTTAACTCTTGTTTAGGGAATTTGTTTGATCAGTATAACGAATTAAGAGGTGAAACAAGTCATCCTATTTCTTGGCAAATGTTAGGATTAATAGTTATGCCAAGAGCTTTAGCAGTGTGTTTAATACCCAAAGATGAAAGGAGCTATGAGGAGATTATTCAACTCCGCCGACTAATTTATCAAAATCGCAAATTAATGGGTTTGGGTATTGAACAACATTATCACTTTACAGCCCATATTACATTAGGCTATTTTGGCGAAATTACTGCTGACCTAGATCGGGTAAAACTTAGTAATTTGTTGTCAGAGTTAAATCAACAATGGCTGTTAAATTTTCCAGAAATTGTAGTCCATCGGGCTGAATTACGGAAGTTTGATAATATGACAAATTATTATCGTCAACCTGACTTTACGAGTTTAGAGTTTTAATTGTTAGTTGTCAGGGAATAGGGACTGGGGACTGGGGAAGAAAATTTTAGATTTTAGATTTTAGATTTTAGATTGGAGCTAACAAAAACAATCCAAAATCCAAAATCCAAAATAAAAAAACTCCTGCCTCCTGCCTCCTGCCTAAAATTCAGGTTGTTGATAGGCTAAATAAACAGCTTCTAGAAACACATCAGCGGAAATTTCAACAGGTAAAATTGTTAAATTTATAATAGATTTTACCTGTTCGGATAATTTTAGTGATAAAGAAGACCGAGCTTTTTTAGACATTCCATTGCGGCGTTGTAAATACTCACGAATAATGGCAAAATCATCAGGCAATAATTGAGATAAATCAGAGATTTTTTGTAAACTGATATAAAATGACTTGGCCTCATCTGAAATAGTAAGATTGGCAGATTTATTAACTTGTTGGGTTTGAATTACTATAGTTCCTGCGACTAAATCACCAAGACGCTTTTCACTTTTACTAAACATAATTAAAAAAGCGCCAATAAACAAAGTTTCATCAATAGGACGCAGTAAAGCCCTAAGTGCAGCTTGTTGTAAACCCAAAGGTCTGCCATCATCTCGCACTACACGAATTTTGGCAATACGTTTACCAGGGGTTTGTCCTTGCCAGAGAGTTTCAAAAAAAACAAAATAACCTGTGTAAATAAAGAAAAGAATCAGGAAAGCGATCGCAGTCATCCATAAACCAAAACCAGAGCCAAAAATCTCTGAACCAATATCATATAATTGATTAGAAATAAATGCCCAGACTGCGATAAACAGAGCTAAACTTAAAGCCAAAATCTGATAGTCAATAATTAACGCCCAAGCTCGACTTCCTATACCAGCTAAGGTAAATTCTAACTCAACGCTTTCCGGGGTGCTGAATTTGATTCTGTTGAAAAGGTGCATGATTTGAAATTATTTTTCAATTTTGATTTAAATTTCTCGGTCACGTAACTCCAAACCTAAACCCTCACGCCGACTTCTTAGGTCATAGTAAATTACAGCTTTGACAGTTTGTAAAAAAGGTAAAATTGCAGCATTACTAGATATAATTATACCTAGAAATAAAACAATAAATATCAAAGAAAAAACCGGAGAACCATCAGCTAATAGGGTTGTGAAAATTAGCTGAATCACAGTTGTAATAATCTGTATTAAAATTTGCAGTGGCAATGTGATTAAAAGGGCTACAAAAGAAATTATAAATATTCTGCCCACATAGCCTTTAGTTAACTCCCAACTGCGTTGAATAGTAGAAGTAGCATCAACATTTTCTTCAATAGCTAGGGGTAGATCCACTACATAAAATCTAGTTCCCAACCAGACAGTCCCCACAATACCAACAACACTGACTAAAATCGCTATCAACACAAAAATCCCGATATTAGAAATATTGCCATTTTGTACTCCTAAAACCGCAGCCACAATACCCAGCAACAAACTCCCTACAATTAAAAAACCGATACCAATACCAACACCGATAAAAAACATTAAGATCAATGTCCCAAAAAACTTCCAAAGGCGGGAATTAACAAACCGCTCACCCGAATGAACACTTTCTGGTTGATTCACCAAATCACCAAAGGCCAAACGACCAATCAAAGCTGATAAAGCATAAAACTTTGCCCAGCCATAAACTGGTATAAGTACCCAAAGATAAGCCTTTAACGCCAACAAAAAATATTCTTTGAGGTGAGAACGATACAAACGTACACCGGCACTGACTACATTACCAATACTTAATGGTTCAGCATTACTGGTATAACCCAAGTTGTCAGACATAGTAGTAAATGTTCCTTAAAATTACAGTTGGCAATTTTGAGGCCATATTAAGCTAAATTAAACTCAGTACCCGGAAATTTTATGAATATTAAACGTTGGATCGGCAGACGAGAGGAAAATTGGCAACGTCTAGATTCTCTATTACGGAAAGTAGAACAAAAAAAGTTAAAATCTCTCAAATCTGGGGAAATTAGAGAGTTAGCCAGCTTATATCGTTCCGTAGCCGCAGATTTAGCCCGCGCTCGTACCCAGGAAGTAGGGAATACTTTAATTCAAAGTTTACAATCCCTCACAACTCGCGCCTATACTCAAATTTATCAGGGTTCACGCAAACAAGAATGGCAAGCAGCGGTAGAATTTTACCGTTTTGGATTTCCGGCTGTAGTGCAGCAAACATTTCCATACATAGCCGCCGCCACAGCTTTATTTATCTTCGGTGGTTTAGTCGCTTGGTGGTATGCTTGGCAAGATCCCAGTTTTATGTCGCTGATAGTACCAAATCAGATAATTTCCCAAGTCAGAGATAAAGGTGAGTTATGGATGGGTTCTATTGTCGGTATTGAACCTTTAGCATCCAGCAATATTATGATTAATAATATTTCCGTTTCTTTCGTTGCTGTTGCTGGAGGAATTACCGCCGGGTTATACACAATTTATATAATGATATTTAACGGTTTATTAATTGGTGCAGTTGCTACTTTAGTCGGTCAAAATAATCTCGCTTATCCATTTTGGGCGTTTGTATTTCCTCACGGTGCTTTGGAATTACCCGCTATCTTTTTCGCAGGTGGAGCAGGACTTTTAATAGCCAAAGCAATTGTATTTCCTGGTAAATATCGCCGTCGGGATGCAATTAACTATTATAGTTCTCTAGCTGCACAATTAGTATTTGGAATTGTGCCGATGTTAATTATAGCTGGAATTATTGAAGGTTTTTTCTCACCTAATCCCATGATTCCAGACCCGATTAAATATTTAGCAGGAATGGGATTATTTATATTTTTAGTGCTGTATTGTAATCGTAAAAATAAATTGGTTAAGGGATAAAAAATTAAAAATTAAAAATTAAAAAGGAATGAAGAGGAAGATATTTTAGCAGTAAGGGTAATTCTTCCTCCTGACTCCTGCTAAAGTTGATTTCTGGCTTTAAGTTGCAAATATCGTTCAACTAATTGATCAGAAATTTGATTTGCTGGTGCATCAAGAACCAAAACACCTTTTTGTTTTAATTGGGCAAAAGCAACTTGTCTTTGTGCTAATAAATCTAGAGATACTGCACGAGTATAAGCTGTTGTGATATCGTCAGTAAAAGTGTGTGCTATTTGGTCAACTTGGGGATCGCGGAGGGTGACACAAAAGGGTAAATAACGGGGTGCTAATTTGCAGAGTGCTGCCAGAAGTTCTGAAGAAGCAGTAATATCAACTAAGTCAGTAATTACCACTACTAGCGCCCTGCGGGTTTGCTGTTGGACTACATGAGTGACAGCGCCTAAATAATCAGATTCTAATAATACTGGTTCAATAGGTGTGAGTCGATCAATTAGTTGATTAAGGTGATGTTGTCCCCGTTCTGGGGGTATCCAGGTGTGTACTTGACGATCAAATACAGCTACACCAACGCGATCGCCCCGGTGTAAACCAGCCAATGCTAAGGATAATGTAGTATTTAAACCCCAGTCAAATCGCTGTAAACCCTGGACTTTGGCGGTCATCAATCGCCCACGATCTAGTAAAATCAGTAAAGTTTGTTCCTGTTCTGGTTCTAAAACTCTGACTAATGGACCTGTGTTACCATAGGCACGTCTAGCGGTAGCTTTCCAATCGACAAACCGCAAATCATCACCGCTGCGATAGTTCCGCAGTTCTGCAAATTCTGTTCCTATACCCATTTGACGAACTTTGCGGATAGAACCAGATGATTGTAATGTCAGACGAATCGAGAGCGATCGCAACCCCATTAAATCAGCATACACTTTCACTCGTGTATTTTGGGGAATTTGCCAATCATCCCACCCTAACCCCCAATTTCCCAACTGTCGTACTTGAATATTTCCCCACGGAAAATCTCCCCTTTGGTTTGGTTGTACAGTGTAAGTTATCTCTTGGGTATTATTTGCAGAAAGATTAATGCTGAGAGTAGACGTAGAAACAGCAAACTCTGTCGGATAGTAATCACGAATTTGAATAATACTATTTGTATTTCTTGTATTTCCCGATTCTAATTTTAATACTACTGGATTATCACGACCAATAGATAAACGTGAGGGTAATTCCCGACTAATCTTAACGCGAGATTTTCTCACTTTTAAACTATCAATAACCATCAATCCTAAAACCACAGCATCAAATACCAAAGTTAAAGCGATGCTTTGGTAAATACCCACAATCATAGATAAAATGGGTGATACAGCAATTGCTAAACCTAATAAAAAATAAACTTTTTTAGATGGAATCATATAGTTCACAGGTGACAGGTGACAGGTGACAGAAAAGATTGAATAGTTATTAGTTATCAGTGTTCATGGTTGATTGTTAACCGTTAACAGTTAAGTGACCTCTGATACAATTTTTTATGAAGCTGCGCCTAAATTCTGAATTTCTTATTTCCTTCTTTCTTTGTGTCCTTTGTGTCCTTTGCGGTTAGTTCATTCTTGAATTTAGCGCATCTTTATCAAGAATTGGTATGACTCCTAAATTCTTCCAACTCTGATTATAATAAATTGACTCCTTCTCTTAAATGAGGACTTAATAAAGTTCGCCAAGCCTTCAGCTTTTTATTGTAATCTATTCGGCAAGTAGTTTGTCTTTCTGGTGGGATACCTATATTTTCTACCAAAACATCATACTCTTGTGGGCTTTTACCATAAACCAAACAAATAATATTATAAAATCTCTGATAATTCAAAGAGTGTTCATCCCAAAAAGATAAATCTTGACTTACACTTTCCATTTCCCGATTTCCAGATAAACCAAATTGAATAGCAGAAGCTAAAGCTGCAAATTCTTGTCCTGATTCTGATAATAAAATTGTCGAAAATTCATCAACTGTATCTTCTTCCTTACCAGTTACAGGTAAATCTAATTCTTCGATGAGTGTATGTCCTAATTCATGGAAAAAAGTGAAAACAGTTGTACCTGCTACCCGACGATTAACTTTATTAACTATTTCCGGTTCATTAATATTCAATTCCCTGTATTGATAGTAGTTTATAAATACATCTGTAAATTTATCTATTAATTCATAACAAAGAGTAATACTATGTTCAGAAGGTTTATAATAGGCGTTGACAGCACCACAGTCACCCAAAATAATTTTCACATCATTGGGCATCATGAAAATTCTATTTAGCTTTTGAGCTAATTTTTCAAATGATTGATATTTTTGTAATCTTTCTTGTTTTTTAATAGAATCTTTCCGCTGTAAAGGAGTATAAACTACTTGAAATTTTCCTTTAGCATCTACATTATTACTATTATTACTGTTCCTAATTATTTCATTAGTATTGCCAACTAATTTAACTGGCGTTTGCTTAACAAGAGGATTGATAGAAATAACAATTATACCTAAAGCTAAAATACTGACTAACAGGAAAATTTTTAGTTTAAAACTAATTGGTTTTAAATATTTCAATAGGTAAGACATACTGTGGTATATACAATATGATTGAAAACTTGGTAAGGAGTCAGGAGTTAGGAGTCAGAATTTTTGATCAATTTGATCAATCAGTTGCTGAACAATGAGAGGATGTTTGTAAAGTCTAATTTGTAAAGTCTAATTTGTAAACCCTAAATTAATGGCAGATAAAAACGGTAGCATCCCCAATGTGTAAATTTATTTTTATCTAACGGAAAAATGATCCAAAGTCCTGATATGATTGAACCGCAAAGGACGCAAAGGACACAAAGGTAAGAGAGTTTAAGAGATGTTTTCGTGTTGCTGCGGTTATCTTTTCAAAATTGGGATGCTCCTGGTAAAAACAGCAATTTGCTGATTATCTGGGAACTGGAACTTGATTAATGATGGCAGCTATTACCGCATCTATTTGTAAACCATCCAGCATTGCTTCTGGTTTTAAAAGTAAACGATGACGCAACAGTGGGGAAGCAACAGCTTTGATATCATCAGGTGTGACAAAATCTCTACCCGCTAACCAAGCGGATGCTTGAGATGTTTGTAACCAAGCACCAGCAGCGCGAGGAGATGCACCTAAAGCTAAATCAGGATATTGACGGGTTTTTCTCACCAATTCCAAGAGATAATCAACTATAGCTTCAGATACCTGAACTTGTTTAACGGCTTGCCTAGCCTCTAAAATATCAGCTACTGTAGTGATTGGTTTTAACTTGGCAATATCTAAGCGTCTAGCTG contains:
- a CDS encoding DUF1868 domain-containing protein, whose translation is MDDNYQTYLNRVARMTLPESYKTQVQHIQESYKFKPVDGVRKPAPFPGYTLITPPAAEDTNNADFYSQIETFQRSLLNLPINSDLIVPLPPASFHFTLADLIWDHAYIHATEKNPQFEEEFNSCLGNLFDQYNELRGETSHPISWQMLGLIVMPRALAVCLIPKDERSYEEIIQLRRLIYQNRKLMGLGIEQHYHFTAHITLGYFGEITADLDRVKLSNLLSELNQQWLLNFPEIVVHRAELRKFDNMTNYYRQPDFTSLEF
- a CDS encoding RDD family protein; this encodes MHLFNRIKFSTPESVELEFTLAGIGSRAWALIIDYQILALSLALFIAVWAFISNQLYDIGSEIFGSGFGLWMTAIAFLILFFIYTGYFVFFETLWQGQTPGKRIAKIRVVRDDGRPLGLQQAALRALLRPIDETLFIGAFLIMFSKSEKRLGDLVAGTIVIQTQQVNKSANLTISDEAKSFYISLQKISDLSQLLPDDFAIIREYLQRRNGMSKKARSSLSLKLSEQVKSIINLTILPVEISADVFLEAVYLAYQQPEF
- a CDS encoding DUF975 domain-containing protein, whose product is MSDNLGYTSNAEPLSIGNVVSAGVRLYRSHLKEYFLLALKAYLWVLIPVYGWAKFYALSALIGRLAFGDLVNQPESVHSGERFVNSRLWKFFGTLILMFFIGVGIGIGFLIVGSLLLGIVAAVLGVQNGNISNIGIFVLIAILVSVVGIVGTVWLGTRFYVVDLPLAIEENVDATSTIQRSWELTKGYVGRIFIISFVALLITLPLQILIQIITTVIQLIFTTLLADGSPVFSLIFIVLFLGIIISSNAAILPFLQTVKAVIYYDLRSRREGLGLELRDREI
- a CDS encoding stage II sporulation protein M; translation: MNIKRWIGRREENWQRLDSLLRKVEQKKLKSLKSGEIRELASLYRSVAADLARARTQEVGNTLIQSLQSLTTRAYTQIYQGSRKQEWQAAVEFYRFGFPAVVQQTFPYIAAATALFIFGGLVAWWYAWQDPSFMSLIVPNQIISQVRDKGELWMGSIVGIEPLASSNIMINNISVSFVAVAGGITAGLYTIYIMIFNGLLIGAVATLVGQNNLAYPFWAFVFPHGALELPAIFFAGGAGLLIAKAIVFPGKYRRRDAINYYSSLAAQLVFGIVPMLIIAGIIEGFFSPNPMIPDPIKYLAGMGLFIFLVLYCNRKNKLVKG
- a CDS encoding DUF58 domain-containing protein; the protein is MIPSKKVYFLLGLAIAVSPILSMIVGIYQSIALTLVFDAVVLGLMVIDSLKVRKSRVKISRELPSRLSIGRDNPVVLKLESGNTRNTNSIIQIRDYYPTEFAVSTSTLSINLSANNTQEITYTVQPNQRGDFPWGNIQVRQLGNWGLGWDDWQIPQNTRVKVYADLMGLRSLSIRLTLQSSGSIRKVRQMGIGTEFAELRNYRSGDDLRFVDWKATARRAYGNTGPLVRVLEPEQEQTLLILLDRGRLMTAKVQGLQRFDWGLNTTLSLALAGLHRGDRVGVAVFDRQVHTWIPPERGQHHLNQLIDRLTPIEPVLLESDYLGAVTHVVQQQTRRALVVVITDLVDITASSELLAALCKLAPRYLPFCVTLRDPQVDQIAHTFTDDITTAYTRAVSLDLLAQRQVAFAQLKQKGVLVLDAPANQISDQLVERYLQLKARNQL
- a CDS encoding DUF4344 domain-containing metallopeptidase, yielding MSYLLKYLKPISFKLKIFLLVSILALGIIVISINPLVKQTPVKLVGNTNEIIRNSNNSNNVDAKGKFQVVYTPLQRKDSIKKQERLQKYQSFEKLAQKLNRIFMMPNDVKIILGDCGAVNAYYKPSEHSITLCYELIDKFTDVFINYYQYRELNINEPEIVNKVNRRVAGTTVFTFFHELGHTLIEELDLPVTGKEEDTVDEFSTILLSESGQEFAALASAIQFGLSGNREMESVSQDLSFWDEHSLNYQRFYNIICLVYGKSPQEYDVLVENIGIPPERQTTCRIDYNKKLKAWRTLLSPHLREGVNLL